A window of the Mesoplasma florum L1 genome harbors these coding sequences:
- the hprK gene encoding HPr(Ser) kinase/phosphatase yields the protein MSKLTIKELVNKFDFEIISGAEHIDSEITVYGLNRAGLELTGYFNEKEDKKHKRAILMSSKENNYMSQFSDEEAYEKYKNLIKMGSPVIIVTQKFTDERLSKIAKEFNFPLLKINYPSTSELTQKILDIYDLYFAPTIEVHSTLMNIYGKGVLIFGQSGIGKSEVSLELMKKNHLFVGDDRIVISNRNSELFGKSHALLQNLIEVRGIGIIDISKVQGQQLIMPETKIHMGIELFKFQEGGIDNTDRLGNEWTQKDFLGLKIPYLRVPVSAGRNLANIIEAAVGQLKVNESSDAQDIIELLAKRNSELAE from the coding sequence ATGAGTAAATTAACAATAAAAGAATTAGTAAATAAGTTTGATTTTGAGATCATTTCAGGAGCTGAACATATTGATAGTGAAATAACAGTTTATGGACTTAACCGTGCTGGATTAGAGTTAACAGGTTATTTCAATGAAAAAGAAGATAAGAAACATAAACGTGCAATTTTAATGTCTTCAAAAGAAAATAATTATATGTCTCAATTTTCTGATGAAGAAGCATATGAAAAATATAAAAACCTAATTAAAATGGGTTCTCCAGTAATAATAGTTACTCAAAAATTTACAGATGAAAGATTGAGTAAAATAGCAAAGGAATTTAACTTTCCGTTATTAAAAATTAATTACCCATCAACAAGTGAATTAACACAAAAAATATTAGATATTTATGATTTATATTTTGCTCCTACAATAGAAGTGCATTCTACATTAATGAATATTTATGGAAAAGGAGTTCTTATCTTTGGACAATCAGGAATTGGTAAATCAGAAGTATCTCTAGAATTAATGAAAAAAAACCACTTGTTTGTTGGTGATGATAGAATAGTTATTTCAAATAGAAATAGTGAATTATTTGGTAAATCACATGCTCTTTTACAAAATTTAATTGAGGTTAGAGGAATTGGAATAATAGATATTTCAAAAGTTCAAGGACAACAATTAATAATGCCTGAGACAAAGATACATATGGGTATTGAATTATTTAAATTTCAAGAAGGTGGAATTGACAATACTGATAGATTAGGCAATGAATGAACTCAAAAAGATTTCTTAGGATTAAAAATACCTTACTTAAGAGTTCCTGTTAGTGCAGGACGAAACTTAGCAAATATTATAGAAGCCGCAGTTGGGCAATTAAAAGTTAACGAAAGTTCTGATGCTCAAGATATTATTGAATTATTAGCTAAAAGAAATAGTGAATTAGCAGAATAG
- a CDS encoding prolipoprotein diacylglyceryl transferase family protein has translation MWQQYQDFYRWINISNKTPEDMRLLFGLVPAYPVFMFLGICLVILVTVIQMNKRKIPLRELEIGIVIVVPIGIIGGTFFGKIFLNNYQSWSNFYKVFFFWQPGMSFFGALALGSAAGFGWFYKRSKTTQISMWVYLDLILVNILLGHALGRWGNLYNQEILGNPVSYESISWMPSFIKNRLFYFPPLINFTNVADGRSLYSDPTWWVRIFDSTGQLNTAYTDNFTYNGQTLTQVMLGEIQYRSPLFLIEGLGNIVLWMLITFGVRNINRFSNKGNNPWKLCPEAYPCLWNPKFKTISEEKLKDWYTLAPVKYRKVKVKTENGETLELTMSLRSVWNKAYYWVEPDYDANKKLYAEIEEWKNDLYKTTLKYQNDKKQLKVKLEKMKLEFNKKYKFTKQSLQNQLKEDYKKNIIIEKEKLAEKKAEITKNFTFGERYLGFNPYGKELEKANNPNNFIVARSGIASGSYILGYGILRTILETQRQATEYMIPNHVVANFLVLSLIILTGIFIIFMAQFVIPYKWREIGWLYEKTY, from the coding sequence ATGTGACAACAATACCAAGATTTTTATAGATGAATAAATATATCTAATAAAACACCTGAAGACATGCGTCTTCTTTTTGGTCTTGTCCCAGCATATCCGGTATTCATGTTTTTAGGAATTTGTTTAGTCATATTAGTAACTGTAATACAAATGAATAAAAGAAAAATACCCTTAAGAGAATTAGAAATTGGTATCGTCATAGTTGTACCAATCGGTATAATTGGTGGAACTTTTTTCGGGAAAATATTTTTAAATAATTATCAGAGTTGATCAAATTTTTATAAGGTATTTTTCTTTTGACAACCAGGTATGTCATTTTTTGGCGCATTAGCGCTTGGATCTGCAGCAGGTTTTGGTTGATTTTATAAAAGAAGTAAAACAACTCAAATTTCAATGTGAGTTTATTTGGATTTGATATTAGTAAATATTCTTTTAGGTCACGCATTGGGTAGATGAGGAAACTTATATAACCAAGAAATCTTAGGTAATCCAGTAAGTTATGAAAGTATTTCTTGGATGCCTAGTTTTATTAAAAATAGATTATTTTATTTTCCGCCATTAATAAACTTTACAAATGTTGCTGATGGAAGAAGCTTATACTCAGACCCAACTTGATGAGTTAGAATATTCGATTCTACAGGACAACTAAACACAGCATATACTGATAACTTTACATACAATGGTCAGACATTAACTCAAGTTATGCTTGGTGAAATACAATATAGATCTCCATTATTTTTAATTGAAGGTTTAGGTAATATAGTTTTATGAATGTTAATAACATTTGGTGTTAGAAACATCAATAGATTCTCAAACAAAGGAAATAATCCATGAAAACTTTGTCCTGAAGCTTATCCATGCTTATGAAATCCAAAATTTAAAACGATATCAGAAGAAAAGTTAAAGGACTGATATACTTTAGCTCCAGTTAAATATAGAAAAGTTAAAGTAAAAACTGAGAATGGTGAAACATTAGAATTAACAATGAGTTTAAGAAGTGTTTGGAATAAAGCATATTATTGAGTTGAACCAGATTATGATGCTAACAAGAAATTGTATGCTGAAATTGAAGAATGAAAAAATGATTTATATAAAACTACTCTTAAATATCAAAATGATAAAAAACAATTAAAAGTTAAATTAGAAAAAATGAAATTAGAGTTTAATAAAAAGTATAAATTTACAAAACAAAGTTTACAAAATCAGTTAAAAGAAGACTATAAAAAGAACATAATTATAGAAAAAGAAAAACTAGCAGAAAAAAAAGCAGAGATAACTAAAAATTTTACATTTGGTGAAAGATATTTAGGATTTAATCCATATGGAAAAGAATTAGAAAAAGCCAATAACCCTAATAATTTTATTGTTGCAAGAAGTGGAATAGCTTCTGGTAGTTACATATTGGGTTATGGTATACTAAGAACAATATTAGAAACTCAAAGACAAGCTACAGAATATATGATTCCAAATCATGTGGTTGCCAATTTTTTAGTCTTAAGTTTAATAATATTAACAGGAATATTTATTATTTTTATGGCGCAATTTGTAATTCCATATAAATGAAGAGAAATAGGGTGATTATATGAAAAAACATATTAA